A portion of the Paenibacillus marchantiae genome contains these proteins:
- a CDS encoding XRE family transcriptional regulator, protein MLKERIEFLSKRKQISRKDLVEGLVTQAHFANILADRYPLPEDLAEAIASRLGVTTSYLLNASAQDEETLARAEAIFEQMSVPASAILEETVHALEDRDDTLTVELTTALMKAVYYQQLNDASAHEYIHTSYLNFYLEKYGRPDDVDLPRPLAKALLYYKVQYYRSKLASVDVLTHATRLSELALPGSEFWLSVQNIKMEAYIQVKQYEEAKQVFDLTMRHVYDQRLFHRLSGLYVAYSGYCFAMGLVKEALSALTMAEANLVYAGNQGDLVTAIANNRIVMLTMTGELDQAQSEIERFESLLQQEPEETQQAMKPLVSVYRCEVALARKNWGGLAQSVDQLLNSATTQDQQMSATFYQSHLALAHGDREVFMERALACLPYFESVQHAMRLEPLYEGMAVVSEDLRKYKEAAMYYRKLVYLLRKK, encoded by the coding sequence ATGCTGAAGGAACGGATTGAATTTCTGAGCAAAAGAAAGCAAATCTCCCGCAAAGACCTCGTGGAAGGTCTGGTTACGCAGGCTCACTTTGCCAATATTCTGGCCGATCGTTATCCACTCCCTGAAGATCTGGCAGAGGCTATTGCGTCACGTCTTGGCGTAACGACTTCCTATCTGTTAAACGCTTCTGCACAGGATGAAGAAACACTGGCGCGGGCAGAGGCCATTTTTGAACAAATGTCAGTTCCAGCTTCCGCCATATTAGAAGAAACGGTCCATGCACTTGAAGATCGGGATGATACGCTGACAGTAGAGCTAACCACGGCTTTAATGAAGGCGGTCTATTACCAACAATTAAATGATGCATCGGCTCATGAATATATACATACATCCTATTTGAATTTTTATCTGGAGAAATACGGCCGTCCTGACGATGTGGATCTGCCCCGTCCGTTAGCAAAGGCGTTATTATATTACAAAGTGCAGTACTATCGTTCCAAGCTTGCCTCTGTGGATGTGTTAACACATGCAACCAGGCTCAGTGAATTGGCTCTTCCTGGAAGTGAATTCTGGCTGTCTGTGCAAAATATCAAGATGGAAGCCTACATTCAGGTCAAACAGTACGAAGAGGCCAAGCAGGTATTCGATCTCACCATGAGACATGTCTATGATCAGCGGCTGTTTCATCGGTTGTCCGGTTTATACGTGGCTTATAGCGGATATTGCTTTGCGATGGGACTGGTAAAGGAGGCGCTCTCGGCATTGACCATGGCAGAGGCGAACCTGGTGTATGCGGGTAATCAGGGCGATCTGGTCACTGCCATTGCCAATAATCGGATTGTCATGTTAACCATGACGGGGGAGCTGGATCAGGCGCAGTCGGAGATCGAACGATTCGAATCCCTGTTGCAGCAAGAACCCGAAGAAACCCAGCAGGCCATGAAGCCATTAGTGAGTGTGTATCGGTGTGAAGTGGCACTGGCACGAAAAAACTGGGGGGGACTTGCGCAGAGTGTGGATCAACTGTTGAATAGTGCAACAACTCAGGATCAGCAGATGAGTGCAACCTTCTACCAGAGCCATCTTGCTCTTGCGCATGGAGATCGTGAAGTGTTCATGGAGCGAGCGCTCGCATGTCTGCCTTATTTTGAGTCCGTGCAGCATGCCATGCGTCTTGAACCTTTATATGAGGGAATGGCCGTGGTGTCCGAGGATCTGCGAAAATATAAGGAAGCCGCCATGTATTATCGGAAGCTGGTCTACCTGTTACGCAAAAAATAG
- the fabV gene encoding enoyl-ACP reductase FabV, which yields MIIKPRTRGFICTTSHPIGCAAQVQEQIDYVKSQPQLNGPRNVLVIGASTGYGLASRVVSAFGAGANTIGIYRPSSATEKRTASAGWYNSAAFEKAAEEAGLKSYSITGDAFANETREKTVELIRSELGQVDLVVYSVASARRTDPNTGEVFNSVLKPIGQSYTNKTVNFHTGEVTSITLDPATEEEIRQTVTVMGGDDWELWMDALQQGGVLADNATTIAFSYIGPELTHAIYRDGSIGQAKNHLEATAHKLNDRLSAKGGRAYLTVAKALVTQSSSAIPVVPLYISALYKVMKEKGLHEGCIEQLQRLFADRLYAGGEVPTDEAGRIRIDDWEMRADVQEEVAKLWNELTTENIYDLSDLVGYRQEFFQLFGFETDGVDYEADVDPNVQVPHLR from the coding sequence ATGATTATTAAACCAAGAACACGTGGTTTTATTTGTACAACTTCCCATCCTATAGGCTGTGCTGCACAAGTCCAGGAACAAATTGATTATGTAAAATCCCAACCGCAATTGAATGGACCGCGGAACGTACTCGTTATCGGAGCTTCTACTGGATATGGACTTGCTTCGCGCGTCGTATCCGCATTCGGTGCCGGAGCCAACACCATCGGCATTTACCGCCCAAGCAGCGCCACTGAAAAACGTACGGCTTCAGCAGGCTGGTACAACTCCGCTGCATTTGAGAAAGCTGCGGAAGAAGCAGGACTGAAATCATACAGCATCACAGGTGATGCCTTTGCCAACGAAACAAGAGAAAAGACCGTTGAACTGATTCGCAGTGAACTCGGTCAGGTTGATCTGGTAGTCTACAGTGTAGCGTCGGCACGCCGTACCGATCCGAATACTGGTGAAGTATTCAACTCCGTGCTCAAACCGATTGGACAATCGTACACGAACAAAACAGTCAATTTCCATACGGGAGAAGTGACTTCCATTACGCTTGATCCGGCAACTGAAGAAGAAATTCGCCAGACCGTGACCGTGATGGGCGGAGATGATTGGGAACTGTGGATGGATGCCTTGCAACAAGGTGGCGTACTCGCCGACAATGCAACAACTATTGCCTTCTCTTACATCGGTCCTGAACTTACACATGCGATCTATCGTGATGGTTCCATCGGTCAAGCCAAAAACCATCTGGAAGCGACAGCCCACAAGCTGAATGATCGTCTGAGTGCAAAGGGCGGACGTGCTTACCTAACCGTAGCCAAAGCGCTGGTAACCCAGTCAAGCTCCGCAATTCCAGTGGTGCCGTTGTATATCTCTGCATTGTACAAAGTCATGAAGGAAAAAGGCTTGCATGAAGGCTGCATCGAGCAATTGCAACGCTTGTTCGCTGATCGCCTCTATGCGGGAGGAGAAGTTCCGACCGATGAAGCGGGGCGTATTCGTATTGACGATTGGGAGATGAGAGCGGATGTTCAGGAAGAAGTGGCGAAGCTATGGAACGAGCTGACCACCGAAAACATCTACGATCTGTCCGATCTGGTAGGATACCGTCAGGAATTCTTCCAACTGTTTGGTTTCGAAACCGACGGTGTGGATTATGAAGCAGATGTTGATCCGAATGTTCAAGTACCACATCTGCGTTAA
- a CDS encoding DNA glycosylase AlkZ-like family protein codes for MTTALRMDKKIVRRFLLQTQSLLGRWPAVSLPSGPEQVMQLIRSLGCVQIDPVAAVTGNQHLVLGARDPGYTSEYLHTLLSDHKVFEYFANAACVIPIEDYAMFEPVRARLRDRLAPSLEGLGNTVQHVLKRLEEEGPLPSRAFRAVERVSGYWDNADVPKTKDTTLALNLLLDSAAIRVVARQGNERYFHITESGLLEQAQSMTAEIDLLTQRQALMDKYIYAYRVVDTRDPRLGWMKSTAAERRNDMAARVADGRMITLEVEDVATPYYIRAEDEGLLREMEREEPHYDPSGPVRFLPPLDNLLWRRERIVDLFDFQYKWEIYTPEVKRTYGYYAMPILHGDRLIGRMDPRLDRKTGVLTVRLLSMEETAPPVEEWIADFREGLQFFATMHGARSITVEKTVPKGLKKQLKSIL; via the coding sequence ATGACAACAGCGCTTCGCATGGATAAAAAAATCGTTCGGCGTTTTTTGCTGCAGACGCAATCTTTATTGGGACGTTGGCCCGCCGTTTCCTTGCCTTCGGGTCCTGAACAGGTGATGCAACTGATTCGCTCCCTTGGCTGCGTGCAGATTGATCCTGTCGCTGCCGTAACCGGAAATCAGCATTTGGTGCTGGGCGCTCGTGATCCGGGCTATACCTCCGAATATTTACATACGTTGTTGAGTGATCATAAAGTGTTCGAATATTTTGCAAATGCCGCATGTGTTATTCCGATCGAAGATTATGCGATGTTCGAACCTGTACGTGCTCGATTAAGGGATCGTCTGGCTCCGTCATTGGAAGGGCTGGGAAACACGGTGCAGCATGTGCTGAAGCGTTTGGAAGAAGAGGGGCCGTTACCCTCCAGAGCTTTTCGTGCCGTCGAACGGGTAAGCGGATATTGGGACAATGCGGATGTACCGAAAACGAAGGATACTACGCTAGCGTTAAACTTGCTGCTGGATTCGGCTGCCATTCGTGTCGTCGCAAGGCAGGGCAATGAACGTTATTTTCATATTACTGAATCCGGACTGCTGGAGCAGGCCCAATCCATGACAGCGGAGATCGATCTTTTGACTCAAAGGCAAGCTTTGATGGACAAGTACATTTACGCATATCGGGTCGTGGATACCCGAGATCCACGATTAGGCTGGATGAAATCCACCGCTGCCGAACGTCGGAATGATATGGCTGCACGTGTCGCAGATGGTCGCATGATCACACTGGAGGTAGAGGACGTCGCGACGCCTTATTACATCCGTGCAGAAGATGAGGGTTTGTTGCGTGAGATGGAAAGGGAAGAGCCGCATTATGATCCATCAGGTCCGGTACGATTCCTGCCTCCACTGGACAACCTGCTGTGGAGACGGGAACGGATTGTGGATTTATTTGATTTCCAATATAAGTGGGAGATATACACACCAGAGGTGAAACGAACTTACGGATATTACGCCATGCCCATTCTTCACGGCGATCGGCTGATTGGACGTATGGACCCGCGACTCGATCGTAAAACGGGCGTGCTAACGGTGCGGTTGTTATCGATGGAAGAGACTGCTCCACCTGTGGAGGAATGGATCGCGGATTTTCGGGAGGGACTCCAGTTCTTTGCAACGATGCATGGAGCGCGATCCATCACGGTAGAGAAGACGGTGCCGAAGGGGTTGAAAAAGCAACTCAAGTCGATCTTATAG
- a CDS encoding restriction endonuclease produces the protein MNWNENMTTVGIGVIILLLLIAWIIRRVIRRGQRIRSEANPRKITIKDIDKMQDGSEFELYLYHLFQQLGYAEVHKTTSSRDFGADLVFVDRAGRRNVIQAKRYGANHPVGLSAVQEIYTSMRYYEADRSIVLTSARYTEACRTLAAVNGVKLLDREDLMDLIMLFKSRRMEEALELIEEDDQEPVETWQSRRKRVPR, from the coding sequence ATGAACTGGAATGAAAATATGACCACTGTGGGTATAGGCGTTATTATCCTTCTACTGCTCATTGCCTGGATCATTCGCCGTGTAATTCGGCGAGGGCAGCGCATACGAAGTGAGGCCAATCCGCGTAAGATTACGATTAAGGATATCGATAAAATGCAGGATGGGTCGGAATTTGAACTGTACCTGTATCATTTATTCCAACAACTCGGTTATGCCGAAGTACATAAGACTACAAGCAGCCGTGATTTTGGTGCGGACCTTGTATTTGTGGATAGAGCAGGCAGACGTAATGTCATTCAGGCCAAGCGTTACGGAGCAAATCATCCGGTTGGACTCAGCGCAGTACAGGAGATTTACACGTCCATGCGTTATTATGAAGCAGATCGATCCATCGTGCTCACCTCAGCCAGATATACGGAAGCATGCCGGACGCTAGCAGCGGTCAACGGGGTGAAGCTGCTGGACCGTGAAGATCTGATGGACCTGATCATGCTGTTTAAATCCAGAAGAATGGAAGAAGCACTGGAATTGATTGAGGAAGACGATCAGGAACCTGTGGAAACATGGCAATCACGGCGAAAAAGAGTTCCACGTTAA